In Synergistaceae bacterium, a genomic segment contains:
- a CDS encoding secretion protein — protein sequence MFSAFGNVEAAYEKRSYSNYQGGGYSPREEYRDPSRGYNYNGYNYNYGGYRGDYYYQEDPRYNFSTTNGKPLSEYLPTFFSFEFYQIGDSDLVLSIKGRSLPGPEVSYFDNKTMIVFREVFGERTETEHRSTTSPMITEVRSEQIERDFVITITTERPLQLQGVRGAPPSDSYTLRLTTVTQIQKKIEEPNATLRPQTPAGPTGPFASNIPITMDLRDAELRDVFRMLGEQLKKNIIIDQSLPPALVTMTVKNTPLSDVFSYLMRTYDISYEVMGKDTIVIGTKVELSKRSGKEEMRSYRIAYADPSAINSLLPNITGIQGLSGVVDARLRTLYVTSTPDNLEKVAIALQKLDHPGQQVMLQARILEFTDGAERDVQAAINAVYDHWWFSYAGGSAQGGMIDDNRQGRNYTGPSVGILPTNTDMLTPMQGIWREFDMAFRAMEVKNKGKTLASPSIITIDGMPANIQLTEDYPYISGRDDAGNAHWSVTTVGPQLQLTPRVGRDRVITLDVNVSTGTVLNMMQGSLGEQMPRTSNRRVATNVRVRDGEPFVIGGLFREDQTNNVTRIPVLGQIPLLGELFSVRTKSNNKSQVVILVVPYILGTPDVAIEEERVLLNR from the coding sequence TTGTTTTCGGCCTTTGGTAACGTTGAGGCCGCCTACGAAAAAAGGAGCTACAGTAATTACCAAGGTGGCGGATACTCCCCAAGAGAAGAGTATAGGGATCCCAGCAGAGGGTACAACTATAATGGGTACAACTATAATTACGGGGGCTATAGAGGGGATTATTATTACCAGGAGGATCCCCGATATAATTTTAGCACCACTAACGGAAAACCGTTGAGCGAATACTTACCAACTTTTTTCTCCTTCGAGTTCTATCAGATCGGCGACTCAGACCTGGTGTTGAGTATAAAAGGACGTAGCTTGCCCGGCCCGGAGGTTTCTTATTTCGACAACAAAACAATGATTGTCTTTCGTGAGGTTTTTGGAGAGCGAACGGAGACAGAGCACCGTTCCACTACCTCGCCAATGATTACAGAAGTTCGTTCCGAGCAGATTGAGCGGGATTTTGTCATCACCATCACGACGGAAAGACCCCTTCAGCTTCAAGGGGTGAGGGGCGCTCCCCCCTCTGACTCTTATACCCTACGCCTGACGACGGTAACGCAGATCCAAAAAAAGATTGAAGAACCCAACGCGACTCTACGGCCGCAAACTCCCGCCGGTCCTACAGGTCCTTTCGCCTCTAATATTCCTATCACTATGGATCTACGTGACGCGGAATTGAGGGACGTTTTCAGGATGCTGGGGGAGCAATTGAAAAAGAATATTATCATCGACCAATCCCTTCCTCCGGCGTTGGTGACGATGACGGTCAAGAATACTCCTTTGAGCGACGTTTTTTCTTACCTGATGAGGACCTATGACATCAGTTATGAAGTAATGGGCAAAGACACCATCGTGATAGGAACTAAAGTCGAGCTTTCAAAGCGTTCCGGTAAAGAAGAGATGCGCTCTTATCGTATCGCTTACGCCGATCCCAGCGCCATCAACAGCCTATTGCCCAATATAACAGGTATTCAGGGTTTGTCAGGCGTGGTGGATGCCCGGTTAAGGACCCTCTATGTTACGTCTACTCCAGACAACCTGGAAAAGGTCGCCATCGCTCTTCAGAAATTGGACCATCCCGGCCAGCAAGTTATGCTTCAAGCCCGCATTCTCGAATTTACGGACGGTGCCGAAAGGGATGTTCAGGCGGCTATTAACGCGGTTTACGATCACTGGTGGTTCAGTTACGCTGGAGGCTCGGCGCAGGGAGGCATGATCGACGACAACCGACAAGGTAGAAATTACACAGGACCGTCTGTGGGTATCCTGCCGACCAACACAGATATGCTCACCCCCATGCAGGGAATATGGCGCGAGTTCGATATGGCCTTCCGTGCTATGGAAGTGAAGAACAAGGGTAAAACCCTGGCGAGTCCTTCGATCATCACCATCGACGGTATGCCGGCCAATATCCAGTTGACGGAGGATTACCCCTACATTTCTGGCAGAGACGACGCAGGAAACGCTCACTGGTCGGTGACGACCGTGGGACCTCAGTTGCAATTGACTCCGAGAGTAGGACGAGATCGCGTAATTACTTTAGACGTCAACGTCTCGACGGGAACGGTTCTTAATATGATGCAAGGAAGCCTGGGAGAGCAGATGCCTAGAACTTCGAACCGCCGGGTGGCTACCAATGTGCGCGTGAGAGACGGAGAGCCTTTCGTGATCGGTGGGTTATTCCGAGAAGACCAAACGAACAATGTGACGCGTATTCCCGTTCTGGGACAAATTCCTCTTTTAGGAGAACTTTTTTCCGTTCGGACGAAAAGCAACAACAAAAGCCAGGTTGTGATTTTAGTGGTACCTTATATTCTAGGCACTCCAGACGTGGCGATCGAAGAGGAACGGGTTCTGCTTAACCGCTAA
- the efp gene encoding elongation factor P, translating into MAQVVDTTDFYVGLKFRWQDAIWEIVEFDHHKMGRGGAVVRTKLRNVETGSAVENSFKPGEKFERVIYDEKPAQFSYKDGNDYVFMDLATYDQLTITPEALGDATKYLVDEMEIKIEVFEGKIMGIELPKSVVLKVLETPPSFKGDTVSGGGKPAVLETGITVTVPVFVEPEEYVLVDTRTGLYLERAKK; encoded by the coding sequence ATGGCGCAGGTAGTGGACACTACGGATTTTTACGTGGGGTTGAAATTTAGGTGGCAGGACGCCATCTGGGAGATCGTGGAGTTCGATCACCACAAGATGGGACGCGGCGGCGCGGTGGTGCGCACGAAGCTACGTAATGTGGAGACGGGCTCGGCGGTGGAGAACTCCTTCAAGCCGGGTGAAAAGTTTGAACGTGTCATTTACGACGAAAAACCGGCGCAGTTCAGTTACAAAGACGGAAACGATTATGTTTTTATGGATCTCGCCACCTACGACCAGTTGACGATCACTCCGGAGGCACTGGGAGACGCGACGAAGTACCTGGTCGACGAGATGGAGATCAAAATTGAGGTCTTCGAGGGAAAGATTATGGGGATTGAGCTTCCCAAGAGCGTGGTTTTGAAGGTGCTGGAGACCCCTCCCAGCTTCAAGGGAGATACGGTGTCCGGCGGAGGCAAACCCGCCGTCCTCGAAACGGGGATAACGGTCACGGTTCCCGTGTTCGTCGAACCAGAAGAATATGTGCTGGTCGATACTCGGACGGGGTTGTATCTAGAACGGGCAAAAAAATAG
- a CDS encoding Asp23/Gls24 family envelope stress response protein: MDQKYVDEKKNEKKAVIETSDVHAKGQFEGNIHISDDVIIELARKTILGIPNIQPANVGIASKFGIGRKAGDGIRVSRVSVEDGKIPTITVDAYILVKYGQRIPDLAWDVHGKIKANLERYTGYSVSAVNINVQGIYLEEPQPIAETLKEENEGNVALEEQAEE; the protein is encoded by the coding sequence ATGGATCAAAAGTATGTCGATGAAAAAAAGAACGAGAAAAAGGCGGTTATCGAGACAAGCGATGTTCACGCTAAGGGCCAGTTCGAAGGTAATATCCATATATCCGACGACGTCATCATCGAATTGGCGCGGAAGACGATTTTAGGGATACCCAACATCCAACCCGCCAATGTGGGAATCGCCTCTAAATTCGGTATTGGACGTAAGGCCGGAGATGGCATCCGGGTGTCCCGCGTATCTGTGGAGGACGGCAAGATCCCCACGATAACGGTGGACGCCTATATCCTCGTCAAGTACGGACAGCGCATTCCCGATCTGGCTTGGGATGTCCACGGAAAGATCAAGGCCAATTTGGAACGTTATACTGGCTATTCCGTTTCGGCGGTGAACATCAACGTCCAGGGTATTTATCTGGAGGAACCTCAGCCTATTGCCGAAACTCTAAAAGAAGAAAACGAGGGCAACGTTGCCCTGGAGGAACAAGCTGAAGAATAG
- the nusB gene encoding transcription antitermination factor NusB → MPKKSYTVQNRRRARELAVQLLYSLDIRPDKSISDCVDVFTSEDGFASEENAEVKEYLRFLVEGVWSKRRDIDNRMRMVLTGWRPERMVAVDRAVLRLAIFEGFIEKEVPIPVAISEAVEVARFFGAEESGKFVNGVLGKVARLANPISNFSVTIKR, encoded by the coding sequence TTGCCGAAAAAATCTTATACTGTACAAAACCGTCGTCGCGCTAGAGAGTTGGCGGTACAACTTTTGTATTCGCTGGATATCCGCCCTGACAAGAGCATCAGCGATTGTGTGGATGTTTTTACGTCCGAAGACGGGTTCGCGTCTGAGGAAAACGCCGAGGTCAAAGAGTACTTACGTTTTCTAGTCGAGGGAGTATGGAGCAAGCGCCGCGACATCGACAATAGAATGCGTATGGTTCTCACCGGTTGGAGGCCGGAGCGTATGGTCGCTGTGGATAGAGCTGTGCTTCGCCTGGCGATTTTCGAGGGTTTTATAGAGAAGGAAGTTCCCATACCCGTCGCCATCTCTGAAGCGGTGGAAGTGGCTCGTTTTTTCGGCGCTGAGGAATCCGGAAAGTTCGTTAATGGCGTTTTAGGCAAGGTGGCACGCCTCGCGAATCCAATATCGAATTTTTCCGTTACGATAAAGCGATGA